In one Acetobacter sp. genomic region, the following are encoded:
- a CDS encoding alpha/beta hydrolase encodes MTEADFRRFVDPELRPLLDRLGPPSLDLASLPEARAKRQPPPGMKDTLPVLTAARLIPGMPDDPDVRVLVVEPAAASDTPRPAMLHIHGGGFVMGTPDAMSPMLRRWALELDCVIVSVEYRLAPEHPFPAPLEDCYAALIWMAENAAFLRIDPTRIGVAGESAGGGLAAGLALLCRQRGGPALAFQNLQYPMLDDRTVLAKPTIPGGGAFLWTPEMNVVGWECYLGIRPGGEGISPFAAPARAASLESLPPAYIGVGSIDLFLREDLDYATRLMQAGVSVELEVFPGAFHAFELEPRAGVSIRSSTRRLDAMRRAMRLHRPD; translated from the coding sequence ATGACTGAAGCCGATTTTCGTCGGTTCGTTGATCCGGAGTTGCGTCCCCTTCTTGACCGCCTTGGTCCACCATCACTGGATCTCGCATCCCTGCCTGAAGCCCGGGCAAAGCGGCAGCCTCCTCCGGGCATGAAGGATACTCTTCCAGTCCTGACAGCCGCGCGACTGATCCCCGGAATGCCGGATGATCCGGATGTGCGCGTGCTGGTGGTTGAACCCGCAGCGGCTTCCGATACGCCCCGTCCCGCCATGCTGCATATTCACGGCGGCGGTTTCGTCATGGGCACGCCTGACGCCATGAGCCCGATGCTCCGCCGCTGGGCGCTGGAACTGGACTGCGTCATCGTCTCGGTGGAGTACCGTCTTGCCCCCGAGCACCCTTTTCCCGCGCCGCTGGAAGACTGTTACGCAGCCCTGATCTGGATGGCTGAAAATGCCGCTTTTCTTCGTATTGACCCGACCCGGATTGGCGTAGCCGGCGAGAGCGCCGGGGGCGGACTGGCCGCAGGTCTCGCCCTGCTCTGCCGACAGCGTGGCGGCCCGGCGCTCGCGTTCCAGAATCTGCAATATCCCATGCTGGATGATCGCACCGTCCTCGCGAAACCCACTATTCCCGGGGGTGGCGCTTTTCTCTGGACACCTGAGATGAATGTGGTCGGCTGGGAATGCTATCTCGGGATCAGGCCCGGCGGCGAAGGCATTTCTCCGTTCGCCGCGCCTGCCCGTGCTGCATCGCTTGAGAGTCTGCCTCCCGCCTATATCGGCGTCGGTTCGATCGACCTCTTCCTGCGTGAAGACCTCGACTATGCGACACGCCTCATGCAGGCGGGTGTTTCTGTCGAACTGGAAGTCTTTCCCGGTGCTTTCCACGCATTCGAACTGGAACCACGTGCGGGTGTCTCGATCCGCTCATCCACAAGGCGACTGGACGCCATGCGGCGGGCGATGCGGCTGCATCGCCCGGACTGA
- the murA gene encoding UDP-N-acetylglucosamine 1-carboxyvinyltransferase, with protein sequence MDRFIIRGGRPLRGEITIGGAKNAGLKLMVAGLLTAERLVLTNVPRIADIATMRDLLVQHGVAVEDVRGDGSSYSIGGEITNTEAPYDIVSKMRASILVLGPLLARCGKARVSLPGGCAIGTRPVDMHLKGLETLGAETRLEGGYINATAPNGLVGDRVILPFASVGATENLLMAATLAKGRTEIVNAAREPEIGDLVACLNAMGAKITGSGSGTLIIEGVDALHGAEHSIMPDRIECGTYACAAAITGGDLKLLGGRVDDLGAVVRALEETGVEVTQESYGMRVRRTGALRGIDIMTEPYPGFPTDMQAQFMAMLAVAEGASMITETIFENRFMHVPELNRMGARINVHGSSAIIRGVHALSGAPVMATDLRASFSLILAGLAAHGETTLSRVYHLDRGYEAVEKKLAACGANIERVKG encoded by the coding sequence ATGGATCGTTTCATCATCCGGGGCGGAAGACCCCTTCGTGGCGAGATCACCATCGGTGGCGCAAAGAACGCCGGCCTGAAACTCATGGTCGCCGGTCTTCTGACGGCCGAGCGTCTGGTTCTGACCAATGTGCCGCGCATTGCCGACATCGCCACCATGCGTGACCTGCTGGTCCAGCATGGCGTCGCCGTTGAAGACGTCAGGGGCGATGGCTCGTCCTATTCCATCGGCGGCGAGATCACGAACACGGAAGCACCCTACGACATCGTGTCGAAGATGCGCGCCTCCATACTCGTGCTCGGCCCATTGCTTGCCCGCTGTGGCAAGGCCCGTGTCTCGCTCCCCGGCGGTTGCGCCATCGGCACCCGTCCGGTGGACATGCATCTCAAGGGTCTGGAGACGCTTGGCGCGGAAACCCGGCTTGAGGGCGGTTATATCAACGCCACGGCTCCGAACGGCCTTGTCGGCGACCGGGTCATCCTGCCGTTCGCCTCGGTCGGCGCGACTGAAAACCTGCTGATGGCCGCGACGCTGGCCAAGGGACGCACTGAAATCGTCAATGCGGCCCGTGAGCCGGAAATCGGCGATCTGGTCGCCTGCCTCAACGCAATGGGCGCGAAGATTACCGGTTCGGGCAGCGGCACGCTCATTATTGAAGGTGTGGACGCCCTGCATGGCGCGGAACACAGCATCATGCCGGACCGTATCGAATGCGGCACCTACGCCTGCGCCGCCGCCATCACCGGCGGTGACCTGAAACTGCTCGGCGGACGCGTGGACGATCTCGGCGCGGTTGTCCGGGCGCTGGAAGAAACCGGCGTCGAGGTGACGCAGGAAAGCTACGGCATGCGGGTGCGGCGCACCGGTGCGCTGCGTGGCATCGACATCATGACCGAGCCCTATCCCGGTTTCCCGACGGACATGCAGGCCCAGTTCATGGCGATGCTGGCGGTCGCCGAAGGTGCGTCGATGATCACCGAGACGATCTTCGAGAACCGCTTCATGCATGTGCCGGAGCTCAACCGGATGGGCGCGCGCATCAACGTGCACGGTTCGTCCGCAATCATCCGCGGCGTGCATGCGCTCTCCGGTGCGCCGGTCATGGCGACGGACCTGCGGGCCTCGTTCTCGCTGATCCTCGCCGGTCTCGCGGCGCATGGCGAGACGACGCTGAGCCGGGTCTATCATCTGGATCGCGGCTATGAAGCGGTTGAGAAGAAGCTGGCGGCCTGTGGCGCGAACATCGAACGCGTGAAAGGCTGA
- the dcd gene encoding dCTP deaminase: MPIMPDTWIRDRALNAGMIEPFVENQKREGVISYGLSSYGYDARVADDFKIFTDVNNAIVDPKSFSEESFVSRKADVCIIPPNSFVLAHTIEYFRIPRDTLVVCLGKSTYARCGIIVNVTPLEPEWEGQVTIEISNTTPLPARIYANEGICQFLFFQGASPCETSYADRAGKYMHQRGVATPRL; encoded by the coding sequence ATGCCGATCATGCCTGACACCTGGATCCGAGACCGGGCGCTCAATGCCGGCATGATCGAGCCTTTCGTGGAAAACCAGAAGCGTGAGGGCGTTATCTCCTACGGCCTGTCTTCCTATGGTTATGACGCCCGCGTCGCGGACGACTTCAAGATTTTCACCGATGTAAACAACGCCATCGTCGATCCGAAATCCTTCAGCGAGGAAAGCTTCGTCTCGCGCAAGGCCGATGTCTGCATCATCCCGCCGAACAGCTTCGTTCTGGCGCATACAATCGAGTATTTCCGCATTCCGCGCGATACACTGGTGGTCTGCCTTGGCAAATCCACTTACGCCCGCTGCGGCATCATCGTGAACGTCACACCGCTGGAGCCTGAATGGGAGGGACAGGTGACGATCGAAATCAGCAACACCACTCCGCTGCCCGCCCGGATCTATGCGAACGAAGGCATCTGCCAGTTCCTGTTCTTTCAGGGCGCGTCTCCCTGCGAGACCAGCTATGCCGACCGTGCGGGAAAATACATGCACCAGCGCGGCGTCGCGACACCGAGGCTCTGA
- a CDS encoding entericidin A/B family lipoprotein, giving the protein MPSVTMIKVKTTGGRIARFAGAAAFMLSLAACNTVHGAGKDVSAVGHDVSRGASAAQQGISNATGASTH; this is encoded by the coding sequence ATGCCAAGTGTCACAATGATCAAGGTCAAAACAACAGGTGGTCGCATCGCCCGTTTTGCGGGAGCGGCGGCTTTCATGCTGAGCCTTGCGGCGTGTAACACCGTTCACGGCGCGGGCAAGGATGTGAGTGCGGTGGGGCATGACGTGTCCCGTGGCGCCAGCGCCGCCCAGCAGGGCATCAGCAACGCGACGGGCGCGTCTACGCACTAA